In Maridesulfovibrio sp., a single genomic region encodes these proteins:
- a CDS encoding STAS domain-containing protein, with amino-acid sequence MENHPDNNEVRLAFGLPFHSMDFNDLMLTIGKLPDQNRCRMFFTVSRPWLMAYAGNPLLCPSGADLILAADSNLAGMLAQVGVKIKMPLEYFEFPEQIARICAHYGFSMLHVSDTALKTDILVSDGYVPLSWELFTNFRTSGKLDQADAESITASARDLNPDIILLCAPPESLGLYAASIFNNLKKGIMICVPQDTDRNRFLEKMEYILTPSLLIREEQNFIAKLEQTTTLPLPSSILADSSQPNIIKISGILDSSNSEDLIQAVKPALEQHSSAVLDFSETTALSRQGLESIYSALRLAAETGSSLEAQAVPEQIQNTLHRAGLAHFMEGIPGILSET; translated from the coding sequence GTGGAAAATCATCCTGACAACAATGAGGTCAGGCTGGCCTTCGGTCTTCCTTTCCACAGCATGGATTTCAACGATCTGATGCTGACAATCGGAAAACTCCCGGACCAGAACCGATGCCGCATGTTCTTCACTGTTTCACGCCCCTGGCTCATGGCTTATGCCGGAAATCCCCTGCTCTGCCCGTCCGGGGCCGACCTCATTCTGGCGGCAGATTCCAACCTTGCCGGAATGCTCGCCCAGGTAGGCGTGAAAATAAAAATGCCCCTTGAATATTTCGAATTCCCGGAACAGATCGCACGTATCTGCGCCCATTACGGATTCAGCATGCTGCATGTATCCGACACGGCCCTTAAAACGGATATTCTGGTCAGCGACGGTTACGTACCCCTTTCATGGGAATTATTCACCAATTTCAGGACATCCGGCAAACTTGATCAGGCCGATGCGGAATCAATCACCGCCAGCGCCAGAGACCTGAACCCGGATATAATACTCCTCTGCGCTCCGCCGGAAAGTCTTGGGCTCTACGCCGCCTCGATTTTTAATAATCTGAAAAAAGGCATTATGATATGCGTGCCTCAGGATACGGACCGGAACAGATTTCTTGAAAAAATGGAATACATCCTCACCCCGTCACTGCTGATCCGTGAAGAACAGAATTTTATCGCCAAACTTGAGCAAACAACTACTCTCCCTCTACCTTCATCCATACTCGCTGATTCCAGCCAGCCGAACATCATAAAAATATCCGGAATACTGGACAGCAGCAACAGCGAAGACCTGATCCAGGCCGTGAAACCGGCACTTGAGCAACACAGCTCGGCAGTACTTGATTTCAGCGAGACAACAGCCCTTTCCAGACAGGGACTGGAAAGCATTTATTCCGCCCTGAGGCTGGCTGCCGAAACGGGTTCAAGCCTTGAGGCACAGGCTGTACCTGAACAGATACAAAACACGCTGCACCGGGCCGGGCTCGCACATTTCATGGAAGGGATTCCCGGAATTCTGTCAGAAACATAA
- a CDS encoding DNA translocase FtsK 4TM domain-containing protein codes for MKSGGQSAPRNIFTACTLRHQTEDETLPGEKFAKEISGMFWIFLAVFLFISMYSFHPGDPTLNQAVSPGWKVRNLIGPAGSYTAGLLVDLLGMGSWVIPFYVLFLGVTSFFTSLKQPWWRWLGLGLLYVCVLAWASHPWLAQYQKALAIHAGGFVGAILSKWSFKYLKPVGAFLFWLFATLAGIQLTANLSWAAIGKKLRSIFIDCWCKNRERIERKSKRMQAERAIKKAEKRKAKASRKAEVEEEKGSEIAEEDETVILLKPFEEGPAKKEKPAQKPKPKAKKIDTSTDFPPLDMLAEPSVAGIQFDPKVLEVKTESLKACLNDFNIEGEIQQVTPGPVVTMFEFRPAPGIKVSKIANLTDDIAMALKAVSVRIEAPIPGKDTVGIEIPNDKRQIVYLREIFEHSCFTESKSVLTMALGKDIQGVPVSADLAKMPHLLVAGATGAGKSVCLNGLLMSMLYKAGPEELKLLLIDPKRIELAVYASLPHLVHPVVTDMSLAKSALEWAVYEMDKRYDNMARLGARNIASYNTKLAKMDGSLPEDLEDLEPMPFLVIIVDELADLMLTAGKDVEQSIVRLAQLARAAGIHLIIATQRPSVDVVTGLIKANFPTRISFQVTSKHDSRTILDTIGSEKLLGRGDMLFKPSGGQLRRLHGALVEDEEIKEVVNFWKTKYPQDFELDFTDWKDSSSSSGGGSDFSGDSEDSVYNEAVQFVMEQGKASISLLQRRFRIGFNRAARYIEQMEQDGILGPQDGSKPRIVLVTRD; via the coding sequence ATGAAGTCCGGGGGGCAATCTGCCCCCCGGAACATATTTACCGCCTGTACCTTGAGGCATCAAACGGAGGATGAGACACTGCCCGGCGAAAAGTTCGCAAAAGAGATTTCCGGCATGTTCTGGATTTTTTTGGCCGTTTTTCTTTTTATCAGCATGTACTCGTTTCATCCGGGAGACCCTACACTCAATCAGGCTGTCAGCCCCGGATGGAAGGTCAGGAACCTGATCGGTCCGGCCGGGTCTTATACCGCCGGACTGCTGGTCGATCTGCTGGGGATGGGGTCCTGGGTTATTCCGTTCTATGTGCTTTTTCTCGGTGTCACATCTTTTTTTACTTCCCTGAAACAACCATGGTGGCGCTGGCTGGGACTGGGACTGCTCTACGTATGCGTACTGGCCTGGGCATCGCATCCATGGCTTGCGCAGTATCAGAAAGCGCTGGCCATCCATGCCGGTGGTTTTGTCGGCGCAATCCTTTCAAAATGGTCTTTTAAATACCTAAAGCCGGTAGGGGCGTTCCTCTTCTGGCTTTTCGCCACACTTGCCGGTATTCAGCTCACCGCAAATCTAAGCTGGGCCGCAATCGGCAAGAAACTGCGCTCCATCTTTATTGATTGCTGGTGCAAAAACCGGGAACGCATCGAAAGAAAATCCAAGCGCATGCAGGCCGAGCGGGCTATCAAGAAAGCTGAAAAACGCAAAGCCAAGGCCTCCAGGAAGGCCGAAGTTGAAGAGGAAAAAGGTTCCGAAATTGCCGAAGAGGATGAGACAGTCATTCTCCTGAAGCCTTTTGAGGAAGGACCGGCTAAAAAAGAGAAGCCCGCACAAAAACCGAAGCCCAAAGCCAAAAAAATTGATACGAGCACGGATTTTCCGCCTCTCGATATGCTGGCCGAGCCTTCGGTTGCAGGAATTCAGTTTGATCCCAAAGTGCTGGAAGTCAAGACGGAGAGCCTCAAGGCCTGTCTCAATGATTTCAACATTGAAGGTGAAATTCAGCAGGTAACGCCGGGGCCCGTTGTCACCATGTTTGAATTTCGTCCCGCGCCGGGAATCAAAGTCAGCAAGATCGCCAACCTTACAGACGATATTGCCATGGCCCTTAAGGCCGTGTCCGTCAGGATTGAAGCTCCTATCCCCGGCAAGGATACCGTGGGCATAGAAATTCCCAACGACAAGCGCCAGATCGTTTATCTGCGTGAAATTTTCGAGCACAGTTGTTTCACCGAGTCCAAATCCGTGCTGACCATGGCGTTGGGCAAGGATATTCAGGGTGTTCCTGTTTCCGCCGACCTTGCAAAAATGCCCCACCTTCTCGTGGCCGGTGCAACCGGAGCAGGTAAAAGCGTCTGCCTCAACGGCCTGCTGATGAGCATGCTTTACAAGGCAGGTCCCGAAGAACTCAAGCTCCTTCTTATAGACCCGAAGCGCATTGAACTGGCTGTTTACGCCAGTCTTCCGCATCTTGTTCATCCCGTGGTCACAGACATGTCTCTGGCGAAAAGTGCTCTGGAATGGGCCGTTTACGAGATGGACAAACGCTATGACAACATGGCCCGCTTAGGAGCACGTAACATAGCAAGCTACAACACCAAGCTTGCCAAAATGGACGGTTCCCTGCCCGAAGATCTTGAAGATCTGGAGCCCATGCCGTTTCTCGTCATCATTGTGGACGAGTTGGCAGACCTTATGCTCACCGCAGGCAAGGACGTGGAACAGAGCATTGTCCGCCTTGCGCAGTTGGCACGTGCAGCGGGGATTCATCTTATCATCGCTACCCAGCGTCCCTCGGTCGATGTTGTAACCGGTCTGATCAAAGCCAACTTCCCGACCCGTATTTCCTTTCAGGTAACGTCCAAGCACGACTCGCGCACTATTCTGGATACCATCGGTTCCGAAAAGCTGCTCGGTCGCGGTGATATGCTTTTCAAGCCCAGCGGAGGCCAGTTGCGCAGGCTCCACGGCGCCCTGGTTGAAGATGAAGAGATCAAGGAAGTGGTTAATTTCTGGAAGACCAAGTATCCGCAGGATTTCGAACTTGATTTTACCGACTGGAAAGATTCATCAAGTTCCTCAGGAGGAGGAAGTGATTTCTCCGGTGATTCCGAAGACAGCGTCTACAACGAGGCCGTCCAGTTTGTTATGGAGCAGGGCAAAGCATCCATTTCACTGCTTCAAAGAAGATTCCGCATCGGATTCAACCGCGCAGCCCGCTACATAGAGCAGATGGAACAGGACGGCATTCTCGGTCCTCAGGACGGCAGCAAGCCGCGCATAGTGCTTGTTACCCGAGATTGA
- the efp gene encoding elongation factor P, which yields MISTKDFRNGLKVEIDGKPYEIVEFQHFKPGKGGAFVRTKLKNMLNGRVVDQTFRSGEKVEKPDMASKDMQYLYKDGDAFVLMDLESYEQMHVSSDVIGTAGGFLKEGETNKALLYNGEVIGMELPASVVLTVAQTDPGVQGDRVSNATKPATLETGLVINVPLFINEEDKIKVDTRSGEYLSREK from the coding sequence ATGATATCCACTAAAGACTTCAGAAACGGACTTAAGGTCGAAATCGATGGCAAACCCTATGAAATCGTTGAGTTTCAGCACTTCAAGCCCGGCAAAGGCGGCGCCTTTGTACGGACCAAGCTCAAAAATATGCTCAACGGGCGCGTTGTAGACCAGACCTTTCGCTCCGGTGAAAAAGTGGAAAAACCCGATATGGCCAGCAAGGATATGCAGTATCTCTATAAAGATGGTGATGCTTTTGTCCTCATGGATCTGGAATCCTACGAACAGATGCACGTGTCTTCAGATGTTATCGGAACAGCCGGAGGTTTTCTGAAAGAAGGGGAAACAAACAAGGCTCTTCTTTACAACGGTGAAGTAATCGGCATGGAACTGCCTGCTTCCGTTGTTCTGACCGTAGCTCAGACTGATCCCGGTGTTCAGGGTGACCGCGTGAGCAACGCCACCAAACCTGCCACTCTGGAAACCGGACTGGTTATCAACGTTCCGCTTTTCATCAACGAAGAAGATAAAATCAAGGTTGATACCCGTTCCGGCGAGTATCTAAGCCGTGAAAAATAA
- a CDS encoding Smr/MutS family protein: MARKKMKSLSDLKGIKFKDNEAKDPKMPKAVKKVLEAMKKKPEPVVEEKKEEVDDDQAFMDAMSGVTRLDKSTVALQKPKPEPALLNIDEDDGKEYLSSLVAGTIEFEIEYSDEYMFGFVRGTDSKIFQKLKNGAFSYEAHIDLHGMNSEQALDSLLFFIRESFLQSKRCVLVVTGRGKNSPGGQSILKREVQDWLTREPFRRVVLAFSTAQPKDGGTGAIYVLLRKQKKVRGKVAWDKGTNWGKDF; encoded by the coding sequence ATGGCCCGCAAAAAAATGAAATCCCTATCGGACCTCAAGGGAATAAAATTCAAAGATAATGAGGCGAAAGACCCCAAAATGCCCAAAGCGGTGAAAAAAGTGCTGGAGGCGATGAAAAAGAAGCCTGAACCGGTAGTCGAGGAAAAAAAAGAGGAAGTTGACGACGATCAGGCTTTCATGGACGCAATGTCCGGGGTTACAAGGCTGGATAAATCAACGGTTGCCCTGCAGAAACCGAAACCGGAACCGGCCCTGCTCAACATAGATGAAGACGACGGAAAAGAATACTTAAGCAGCCTTGTTGCCGGAACCATTGAATTCGAAATAGAATATTCGGACGAATACATGTTCGGTTTTGTACGCGGAACCGATTCCAAAATCTTTCAGAAACTGAAAAACGGCGCGTTCAGCTACGAAGCACACATAGATCTGCACGGCATGAATTCTGAACAGGCACTGGACAGCCTGCTGTTTTTCATCCGTGAATCTTTTCTGCAAAGCAAAAGATGCGTTCTGGTGGTTACAGGACGCGGCAAGAATTCCCCCGGAGGTCAATCCATCCTCAAGCGCGAAGTACAGGACTGGCTCACCCGGGAACCGTTCCGCAGAGTTGTGCTCGCCTTCAGCACCGCACAACCCAAGGATGGAGGAACCGGAGCCATATATGTTCTGCTGCGTAAACAGAAAAAAGTCCGGGGCAAGGTTGCATGGGACAAAGGGACCAACTGGGGCAAGGACTTCTAG